In the Leptospira inadai serovar Lyme str. 10 genome, one interval contains:
- a CDS encoding esterase/lipase family protein — protein sequence MANANRVLLSLLLFSFPLLTCSGGEKNHGPRLLKPTELILPDSTPIVFVPGYKGSELISSKGKVWLSPAQALALSSPDLMLRESDEIQPGDVLRSVTAIPVLLDVKVYAPWLDRMISEKRWIPYVFPYDWRKDNGDTSTQLELFLTRIKKSNDGKSPVVIGHSNGGTLTLSVLNRRPNLIAKAVFVGAPFRSGIGFMEDLTLDQSTGLNGKIMGPCVASSFISVYTFFPRESSFDTKDVLQNKNGEFLPTRFFEASFWKEHELGAFSKTASCNPTPSVTEFQTRLDKAKSFRDSLSPKKGTKYPPALVIRAANRPTLRVLSGSKDARGWNWDFRASKRVNGDGRVTAESALPPDGFPYELFESELGHSELLNDPKVQSKILEFSGSKL from the coding sequence ATGGCAAATGCGAATCGCGTTTTATTGTCCCTACTTTTATTCTCTTTTCCACTATTAACCTGTTCAGGAGGAGAAAAAAATCACGGTCCTAGACTCCTGAAACCTACCGAGCTTATTTTACCGGATTCGACTCCGATCGTTTTCGTCCCCGGATATAAAGGCTCGGAATTAATTTCTTCGAAAGGAAAAGTTTGGTTAAGTCCCGCACAGGCTCTAGCGCTCTCTTCGCCCGATCTTATGCTGCGCGAAAGCGATGAAATTCAACCGGGCGACGTCTTACGTTCCGTTACGGCAATACCGGTCTTGTTGGATGTAAAAGTTTACGCGCCCTGGCTGGATCGAATGATCTCCGAAAAGCGTTGGATTCCCTATGTTTTCCCTTATGATTGGAGAAAAGACAACGGAGATACATCCACCCAACTCGAGCTCTTTCTAACCCGAATTAAGAAAAGCAATGACGGTAAATCTCCCGTTGTTATCGGACATAGTAACGGAGGCACCCTCACTCTAAGCGTTTTAAACCGACGCCCTAATTTGATCGCCAAGGCAGTATTCGTAGGTGCCCCCTTTCGCTCCGGAATCGGATTTATGGAAGATTTAACGTTAGATCAATCTACCGGACTAAACGGAAAAATTATGGGACCCTGTGTCGCGTCTTCGTTTATCAGTGTGTACACTTTCTTTCCGCGCGAATCCTCATTCGATACTAAGGACGTTTTACAAAATAAGAATGGAGAATTTCTTCCGACCCGCTTCTTCGAAGCCTCGTTTTGGAAAGAACATGAGCTGGGAGCTTTTAGTAAAACCGCATCCTGTAATCCTACGCCTAGCGTAACCGAGTTTCAAACCCGTTTGGATAAGGCGAAGTCGTTTCGGGATTCCTTGTCTCCTAAAAAAGGAACAAAGTATCCTCCGGCTCTCGTAATTAGGGCCGCGAATCGTCCTACATTGCGGGTTTTATCCGGCTCCAAAGACGCGCGAGGATGGAATTGGGATTTTCGCGCTTCCAAAAGGGTAAACGGAGACGGTAGAGTTACGGCGGAAAGTGCGTTACCTCCCGACGGGTTTCCGTACGAGCTCTTCGAATCCGAACTAGGTCATTCCGAATTATTAAACGACCCTAAAGTGCAATCCAAAATTTTAGAATTCAGCGGATCGAAACTATAA
- a CDS encoding histidine phosphatase family protein — protein MSIVYLVRHGQANSQGEDYDLLTPHGKQQSFQLGKFMAENGDIPDRIVTGTMRRHQETAASFLEGVSSVIGRNSHFMQDLLQQGDAGWNEFSPALWSSYAKILSSRDGDFARSLTQFSKVRLRGGIRSAALFFRLTEEILRTWRDGKETPSGIESYSAFESRVLQSCDTCFSPSNKERVFIFTSGTPISLALKRLLRQEEDGFAWMPWIWNTSVSTFRWVRSRYLPVSINNVPHLPEKNHRTLF, from the coding sequence ATGTCGATAGTCTATCTCGTACGCCATGGCCAGGCAAATTCTCAAGGAGAAGATTACGATTTACTAACCCCTCACGGAAAACAGCAGTCGTTTCAACTGGGAAAGTTTATGGCGGAAAACGGAGATATTCCAGACCGAATCGTCACCGGGACTATGCGTCGTCATCAGGAAACCGCCGCTTCGTTTTTGGAAGGAGTATCTTCGGTTATAGGCCGGAACTCGCATTTCATGCAGGACTTACTTCAGCAGGGAGATGCGGGTTGGAATGAGTTCAGTCCTGCACTCTGGAGTTCTTACGCAAAAATACTCTCGTCGCGGGACGGAGATTTTGCGCGATCATTAACCCAATTTTCAAAGGTCCGATTGAGGGGAGGAATTCGTTCCGCCGCTTTATTTTTTAGGTTAACGGAAGAGATTCTAAGAACCTGGAGGGACGGGAAAGAAACTCCGTCTGGTATCGAATCGTACAGCGCTTTCGAATCCAGGGTGCTTCAATCTTGCGATACTTGTTTTTCTCCTTCGAATAAGGAAAGGGTTTTTATTTTCACCTCCGGTACGCCGATTTCACTCGCATTAAAGCGACTTTTAAGGCAGGAGGAGGACGGGTTCGCTTGGATGCCCTGGATTTGGAATACTTCAGTCAGTACGTTTCGGTGGGTTCGAAGTCGGTATCTACCCGTTTCGATTAACAACGTGCCTCATTTGCCCGAAAAGAATCATCGAACTCTTTTTTAG
- a CDS encoding DUF6285 domain-containing protein, giving the protein MQDKPTSTELLEAIQDFLMKEVLPEFRENDLLSYKTLVSWNMLGVISREIRSGEELLDKELSRLAKLLKKDGKLPSTLNEKKKLASGWNLELRDLIRKEKKTIDDRLYWEHVKESVREKVEVTNPRFTTEA; this is encoded by the coding sequence ATGCAAGATAAACCTACTAGTACGGAATTATTGGAAGCGATCCAGGATTTTTTAATGAAAGAGGTTCTTCCCGAATTTCGCGAGAACGACTTACTCTCATACAAAACATTGGTCAGCTGGAATATGTTAGGCGTGATCTCACGGGAAATTCGTTCCGGGGAAGAGTTACTCGATAAGGAACTCTCTCGGTTGGCTAAGCTGCTGAAAAAGGACGGAAAACTTCCGTCTACGCTGAACGAAAAAAAGAAGCTCGCCTCCGGCTGGAATTTAGAATTGCGGGACTTGATTCGAAAAGAAAAGAAAACGATCGACGATCGTCTTTATTGGGAGCACGTGAAGGAATCCGTGCGGGAAAAGGTGGAAGTAACCAATCCTCGTTTTACTACGGAAGCATAA
- a CDS encoding PilZ domain-containing protein, with protein sequence MDHQQIDHRDLNFLPDREQRFQAINTYLLNQNLYIKRAPFFFEAVITACFENEDKILVNIPTGINLTKGNPLSFFKAFSKYVQLDCVYEGEASEYNYLFKLIGLGIATTARREERIPVPIEVGFASNILTYKSFEDTKQFKIPNIVNDIFAKYQERLQNGRFEHVKVEVFKPHQDAKLEIVRKTMKALFVQDTAEIESFRYKDPSLLNFEGEVNNHLQVIMQKYKDDGIKSELILPIIYKDHRNEPVPLGAVWIKNSDRKIDINDLQELRSIAEEIVDIIRSWNTFRTTASYKIMDISRTGMCLRIQEKKLIETLPKRQKLELDILFKRQKPLPVTATIRWWNKDEKGYLYLGLEFENQADKEVERKRLEKNLDVLSQQYKRLMNVRAS encoded by the coding sequence ATGGACCACCAACAGATTGATCATCGAGATTTAAATTTTCTCCCGGATCGCGAGCAAAGATTCCAAGCAATCAATACCTATCTTTTAAATCAAAATCTGTACATTAAGAGAGCGCCCTTCTTTTTCGAAGCGGTAATTACGGCTTGCTTCGAGAATGAGGATAAAATTCTCGTTAACATTCCCACGGGTATTAACCTAACAAAAGGAAACCCTTTATCCTTTTTCAAGGCATTCTCGAAATACGTTCAATTGGATTGCGTATACGAAGGAGAGGCGAGCGAGTATAATTACTTATTCAAGCTGATAGGCTTGGGTATCGCGACTACGGCCAGAAGAGAAGAGAGAATACCTGTACCGATCGAGGTCGGATTTGCCAGCAATATTCTTACGTACAAATCATTCGAGGATACCAAGCAGTTTAAAATTCCGAATATAGTCAACGATATCTTCGCGAAATACCAGGAACGGTTACAAAACGGTCGATTCGAACACGTAAAAGTCGAAGTCTTCAAACCGCATCAGGATGCAAAATTAGAAATCGTCAGAAAAACGATGAAGGCCCTTTTCGTCCAAGACACTGCTGAGATCGAAAGTTTTCGATACAAGGATCCGTCTCTACTGAATTTCGAAGGAGAAGTGAACAATCATCTTCAGGTGATCATGCAGAAATACAAGGACGACGGCATTAAATCCGAATTAATTCTTCCGATAATCTATAAAGATCATCGTAATGAGCCCGTTCCCTTGGGAGCCGTTTGGATTAAAAATTCCGATCGTAAAATCGATATCAATGATTTGCAGGAGCTAAGATCCATTGCGGAAGAAATCGTGGATATTATAAGAAGCTGGAATACGTTTCGAACCACGGCTTCGTACAAAATCATGGATATTTCACGCACAGGTATGTGCCTCAGAATTCAGGAAAAGAAATTGATCGAAACTTTGCCCAAAAGACAAAAGCTCGAATTGGATATCCTTTTCAAACGCCAAAAACCGCTTCCGGTCACCGCTACGATTCGTTGGTGGAATAAGGACGAAAAAGGGTATTTGTATCTGGGATTGGAATTCGAGAATCAGGCGGACAAAGAAGTAGAAAGAAAAAGATTAGAGAAAAACTTGGACGTATTGAGTCAACAGTATAAAAGATTAATGAACGTACGCGCTTCCTAA
- a CDS encoding phosphotransferase family protein, producing the protein MKDAELKERLEAYLGNRLKGKVEISNMISLSGGACQENFSADITVADGSDKGLYQTVYRTDKGAALLASLSRIDEFKVCRMAFEAGVKTPEPFWLEADSSITGNPFYFMKRISGKATGRFIVKDPSLNKTRKQLTQELAENLAKIHSVTPEQCKDATLKAVLASGQDLSDKTVAKSSIKNLRSQLEGMSEPYPAMEMILNWLEKNPLPSDKIVLIHGDFRTGNFMVTPEGLQGIVDWEFAHWGDRHEDLTWLCMRDWRFGKLNKEAGGFADRQGFYEAYEKAAGVVLDPKKVTYWEVMGNLRWAIGCIGQSERHLSGKDKGIELAAIGRRACEMEYEAMRLIEESLS; encoded by the coding sequence GTGAAGGATGCCGAATTAAAAGAAAGATTGGAAGCGTATTTAGGTAATAGATTAAAAGGAAAAGTAGAAATCTCTAATATGATTTCACTTTCCGGCGGAGCGTGCCAGGAGAATTTCTCCGCAGACATTACCGTTGCGGACGGATCCGATAAGGGGCTTTACCAGACGGTTTATCGAACCGATAAGGGAGCCGCTCTTCTTGCCTCCCTTTCGAGAATCGATGAATTTAAAGTATGCAGAATGGCCTTCGAGGCCGGCGTCAAAACTCCCGAGCCGTTTTGGTTGGAGGCGGATTCGAGTATCACCGGAAATCCTTTTTACTTTATGAAACGGATTTCCGGCAAGGCCACCGGCCGATTTATCGTTAAGGATCCGAGCTTAAACAAAACTAGAAAACAACTTACCCAGGAATTGGCCGAGAACTTGGCGAAGATACATTCGGTTACCCCGGAACAATGTAAGGACGCGACTCTAAAAGCAGTGCTAGCATCAGGACAGGATCTGAGCGATAAAACGGTGGCAAAGAGTTCGATTAAAAATCTTCGATCGCAGTTGGAAGGAATGAGTGAACCGTATCCTGCTATGGAAATGATTTTGAACTGGCTGGAAAAGAATCCGCTTCCTAGCGATAAGATCGTTCTGATTCACGGAGATTTTAGGACCGGAAATTTCATGGTAACTCCGGAAGGTTTGCAAGGCATCGTGGATTGGGAATTCGCTCACTGGGGCGATCGACACGAAGATCTAACTTGGCTTTGTATGCGCGATTGGCGCTTCGGCAAATTGAATAAGGAAGCGGGCGGTTTTGCGGACAGACAGGGATTTTACGAGGCGTATGAGAAAGCGGCGGGTGTTGTATTGGATCCGAAGAAGGTAACGTACTGGGAAGTGATGGGAAATCTGCGCTGGGCGATCGGATGTATCGGGCAGTCAGAGCGTCACTTATCAGGCAAGGATAAAGGAATAGAACTTGCGGCTATCGGCAGAAGGGCCTGCGAGATGGAATACGAGGCCATGCGCCTTATCGAGGAATCCCTATCTTAG
- a CDS encoding PAS domain S-box protein, with protein MDRELKIFYRAIFEQSPTGFVILNREGKIVDVNDATLQILKASRTDLIGVSFLGLKDKNMIAILEKSLSGETQQYEGPYFTSVSKMTIQIALRAAPIFDDFDHINGVVLTFEDITKRKNTEKKLARNLSKRIEMQRALREKELKFRALFEAAGDAIFLMDERFFLECNRKTEEIFGCKKEDIIGHSPVDFSPEFQPDGTLSLEKAAYKISLAFGGKPQTFEWLHCKKDRTNFDAEVTLNSVTVGGKHLLQAIVRDISERKKSEEQIRALNEELEVKVLLRTEQLNASNHYLERTNINLRSALSELKSTQAQLVQSEKMAVLGQLIAGIAHEINTPLGAIISSNEGIQSVFREGWESFLAEYSRFDEIEKKLWRNLFSKGSILPEFYDSIEERRKRKAIRDRLKASGFSKTDSLSDNLAELGIHLEDLPELVKDVSKERFHFVVENAVHLSGIFRQSNVIREAAHKASQVIRALKTYVYQDHAGVSEVNVPEQLDLVLTLYYNKLKNGVEIVRRFSEPSLAYGQADQLTQVWANLINNAFQAISYKGRLELETQKEGNYLNVLITDNGPGIPPEIRDKIFEPFFTTKAKGEGSGLGLDICRKIVESHKGRIEVESTVGRTTFKVILPSRPK; from the coding sequence GTGGACCGGGAATTAAAGATATTTTACCGCGCAATTTTTGAACAGTCGCCGACAGGTTTTGTTATCTTGAATCGCGAAGGTAAAATCGTGGATGTGAACGATGCAACTCTTCAAATTCTCAAAGCGTCAAGGACGGATTTAATAGGCGTTTCTTTCTTAGGTTTAAAAGATAAGAATATGATCGCCATCCTGGAGAAATCGCTTTCCGGGGAAACGCAACAATACGAAGGCCCGTATTTCACTTCCGTTTCCAAAATGACCATCCAGATCGCATTAAGAGCCGCTCCGATCTTCGACGATTTCGATCACATAAACGGAGTGGTCTTAACTTTCGAAGATATTACAAAAAGAAAAAATACCGAAAAGAAACTCGCTAGAAATCTATCTAAAAGGATAGAGATGCAGAGAGCTCTTAGGGAAAAAGAGCTGAAATTCAGGGCATTATTCGAGGCCGCGGGGGATGCAATTTTTCTAATGGATGAAAGATTCTTTCTGGAATGTAATCGAAAGACGGAAGAAATTTTCGGATGTAAAAAAGAGGATATTATCGGACATTCTCCCGTCGACTTTTCTCCGGAATTTCAACCTGACGGAACCCTTTCCTTGGAAAAGGCGGCTTACAAGATCAGTTTAGCGTTCGGCGGCAAGCCCCAGACTTTCGAATGGCTTCATTGTAAGAAGGATCGAACGAATTTCGATGCAGAAGTGACTCTTAACTCCGTGACAGTGGGCGGTAAGCATTTATTGCAAGCCATCGTGAGGGATATATCGGAGAGGAAGAAGTCCGAAGAGCAAATTCGGGCGCTTAACGAAGAATTGGAAGTGAAGGTTTTACTCAGAACCGAGCAACTGAACGCAAGCAATCATTATCTCGAACGAACGAATATAAACTTACGATCCGCGCTTTCGGAATTAAAATCGACTCAGGCGCAATTGGTCCAGTCGGAAAAAATGGCGGTCCTAGGGCAATTGATCGCGGGCATCGCTCATGAAATAAATACGCCGTTAGGAGCGATCATATCCTCCAACGAAGGTATTCAAAGCGTTTTTCGGGAGGGATGGGAATCGTTTCTTGCGGAATATTCCCGATTCGACGAAATCGAAAAAAAACTTTGGAGAAATTTATTTTCAAAGGGAAGTATACTTCCCGAATTTTACGACTCCATCGAGGAAAGAAGAAAGCGTAAAGCGATCCGTGATCGGTTAAAAGCCTCGGGGTTTTCCAAAACCGATTCGTTATCCGATAATCTAGCGGAACTCGGTATTCATCTGGAAGACTTGCCGGAACTCGTTAAGGACGTTTCTAAGGAGCGGTTTCATTTCGTAGTGGAAAATGCGGTGCATTTGTCCGGTATTTTCCGGCAAAGTAACGTTATTCGAGAGGCTGCGCACAAGGCTTCGCAGGTAATCCGTGCGCTGAAAACTTACGTATATCAGGATCATGCGGGTGTCTCGGAAGTTAACGTTCCGGAGCAGCTCGATCTAGTTCTTACACTATATTATAATAAACTAAAAAATGGGGTGGAGATCGTCCGAAGATTTTCGGAACCTTCTTTGGCTTACGGGCAAGCCGATCAACTGACGCAGGTATGGGCTAACCTGATCAATAATGCCTTCCAAGCGATTTCTTATAAGGGTCGGTTGGAACTCGAAACTCAAAAAGAAGGAAATTATTTGAACGTTTTAATTACCGACAACGGTCCCGGCATTCCGCCGGAAATACGCGATAAAATTTTCGAACCTTTCTTTACCACTAAGGCAAAGGGAGAGGGGAGCGGTCTCGGACTCGATATCTGTAGGAAGATTGTTGAAAGCCATAAAGGTAGGATAGAAGTGGAATCGACGGTCGGTAGAACTACGTTTAAGGTAATCTTACCGTCCCGCCCTAAATGA